In Cyprinus carpio isolate SPL01 chromosome A1, ASM1834038v1, whole genome shotgun sequence, the following proteins share a genomic window:
- the LOC109064266 gene encoding CMRF35-like molecule 1, whose amino-acid sequence MFRMCVVLLIFSSIYTVVVGALVTVTGHTGERFNISCTYESGYESNSKYLCKGDCNIVNKVIMVKSGSPAEDQRFSLSDDRTARVFTVTITDLRLEDEGQYWCGVKRTGTDVYSEIVLLVKQVGGGAPVIVTGYRGERFNIRCTYESGYESNPKYLCKGECKVIVVKSGSPAEDERFSLTDNKTARVFTVSITDLRLADEGQYWCGVERSLSADVYSEIVLLVKQEPSYFSTTETNPQSSSITVSDQNKSTDAVSEIYICVED is encoded by the exons ATGTTCAGAATGTGTGTCGTTCTGCTCATCTTTTCCAGCATCTATACAG ttgTTGTTGGTGCTCTAGTTACAGTCACAGGACACACAGGAGAGAGATTTAACATCAGTTGCACATATGAATCTGGATATGAATCAAATTCAAAGTATTTGTGTAAAGGcgattgtaacattgtaaataaagTCATCATGGTTAAATCAGGATCTCCAGCTGAAGACCAGAGATTCTCTCTGAGTGACGACAGGACGGCCAGAGTTTTCACCGTCACCATCACTGATCTGAGACTAGAGGATGAGGGACAGTACTGGTGTGGAGTGAAGAGGACTGGAACTGATGTCTATTCAGAGATTGTGTTGCTGGTTAAACAGG ttgGTGGTGGTGCTCCAGTTATAGTCACAGGATACAGAGGAGAGAGATTTAACATCAGATGCACATATGAATCTGGATATGAATCAAATCCAAAGTATTTGTGTAAAGGCGAGTGTAAAGTCATCGTGGTTAAATCAGGATCTCCAGCTGAAGACGAGAGATTCTCTCTGACTGACAACAAGACGGCCAGAGTTTTCACCGTCAGCATCACTGACCTGAGACTAGCGGATGAGGGACAGTACTGGTGTGGAGTGGAGAGGAGTTTAAGTGCTGATGTCTATTCAGAGATTGTGTTGCTGGTTAAACAGG aaccATCATATTTCAgcacaacagaaacaaatccACAATCCAGCAGCATCACAGTCTCAGATCAGAACAAATCAACAG ATGCAGTGTCTGAAATCTACATCTGTGTTGAAGACTGA